The following coding sequences are from one Saprospiraceae bacterium window:
- a CDS encoding T9SS type A sorting domain-containing protein: MEEYEMKIFDIYGRMIKQIRFNTIQKEIDLNLIPGIYHSIISSKNNKRSKQTSFLILSR; encoded by the coding sequence TTGGAGGAGTATGAAATGAAAATATTCGATATATATGGACGGATGATCAAGCAAATTCGATTCAATACAATCCAAAAAGAAATTGATTTGAATTTAATTCCGGGTATTTACCATTCCATCATATCCAGCAAAAATAATAAGAGATCCAAGCAAACTAGTTTTCTCATTTTAAGCAGATAA
- a CDS encoding GntR family transcriptional regulator: MNFKKHQPIYVQIAETIFEDILEQKLTSGAKVPSVRELATTVQVNPNTVQRSFQWLQDENIIEQRRGIGFFITDNALHKTLEIKKKEFFDHILPETIHTIRLLQIPKKQILDEIEKNIAQ; this comes from the coding sequence ATGAATTTTAAAAAACATCAACCCATATATGTGCAAATTGCAGAAACAATTTTTGAAGATATTTTGGAACAAAAACTTACATCAGGCGCAAAAGTTCCTTCGGTAAGGGAATTAGCCACTACTGTTCAGGTCAATCCAAATACAGTGCAAAGATCATTCCAGTGGCTGCAAGATGAAAATATTATAGAGCAAAGACGTGGTATAGGTTTTTTTATCACCGACAATGCTTTACACAAAACACTCGAAATTAAGAAAAAAGAATTCTTTGACCACATTCTTCCGGAGACGATTCATACCATAAGATTACTGCAGATTCCAAAAAAGCAAATTTTGGATGAGATAGAAAAAAATATTGCTCAGTGA
- a CDS encoding DUF2807 domain-containing protein yields MKNSTKLLFVGLAIMLAVLIVGAGYIYNKYHEMKSVYSSTLVHKEMNTFRDFNALHLEVSSDIELMQGDFKVQVEGDSLSISGIKWTISDSVLTIDEESTMSRNNNFTIGPKIKLSMPDLKFLSLESSGSLTMAQRFDCDSLNLRLSGSGDIISQIHGNYINIELIGSGMVTNHGEIKSAALLVKGSGDIFMGDDPIETCNLELVGSGNMHFNCSGKLTGVINGSGSIYNSGSAKSEVVVNGSGEVH; encoded by the coding sequence ATGAAAAACAGTACAAAATTATTATTTGTTGGCCTTGCCATTATGCTAGCAGTCCTGATCGTCGGCGCTGGATATATTTATAATAAGTATCATGAAATGAAATCGGTGTACTCTTCTACTCTCGTGCACAAGGAGATGAATACTTTCAGAGATTTCAATGCATTGCATTTAGAAGTATCTTCGGATATTGAGCTGATGCAGGGAGATTTCAAAGTTCAAGTGGAAGGAGATTCACTTTCAATCTCCGGAATCAAGTGGACGATTAGTGATTCAGTCTTGACTATAGATGAAGAATCCACCATGAGCAGAAACAATAATTTTACCATAGGACCGAAAATCAAATTGTCGATGCCTGATTTAAAATTTTTGAGTCTGGAAAGTTCAGGTTCATTGACAATGGCGCAGAGATTTGACTGTGACAGTTTGAATCTGAGACTTTCAGGATCTGGTGACATAATATCTCAAATTCATGGAAATTATATCAATATAGAATTAATCGGTTCCGGAATGGTGACCAATCATGGAGAAATCAAATCAGCTGCTTTGCTCGTGAAAGGTTCCGGGGACATTTTTATGGGTGATGATCCAATCGAAACATGCAATCTGGAGTTGGTCGGTTCCGGAAATATGCATTTCAACTGTTCTGGAAAATTGACAGGTGTGATCAATGGTTCAGGGTCTATTTACAACTCAGGTTCTGCCAAAAGTGAGGTTGTAGTCAATGGATCCGGAGAGGTGCATTGA
- the mtgA gene encoding monofunctional biosynthetic peptidoglycan transglycosylase, translating to MTWKEFQYRSGRAVRAVFQKWKRLTVTKKILFTLGMLAFLPIFYALLLLIFYPPITVTQCSSVLSGRGLYRDYVSMKEISPNIALAVIAAEDQIFVDHFGFDVESIRKALEYNTIKKGKKTRGASTITQQTAKNIFLWQGRSWLRKGLEIYFTFVIEILWPKNYILAQYLNVIEMGDGIFGIEAAAQAYFKKPASQLSIEESAAIAAALPNPRRFKVKPASTWVQLRKPWVIQQMQQLKDEPEIIELLSAFGK from the coding sequence ATGACCTGGAAAGAATTCCAATACAGATCAGGCAGAGCAGTCCGTGCCGTTTTCCAGAAGTGGAAACGACTTACTGTGACAAAGAAAATCCTTTTTACTTTAGGAATGCTTGCATTCTTGCCAATATTCTATGCACTCTTACTCTTGATCTTTTATCCTCCGATTACTGTAACCCAATGCAGTAGTGTGTTATCCGGCAGAGGTCTTTACCGAGACTATGTGAGTATGAAAGAAATTAGTCCAAATATCGCACTGGCAGTTATCGCTGCAGAAGACCAAATTTTTGTCGATCATTTTGGTTTCGATGTCGAAAGTATCAGAAAAGCACTTGAATATAATACCATAAAAAAAGGCAAAAAAACGAGAGGTGCTTCCACCATTACACAACAAACGGCAAAAAACATTTTCCTTTGGCAAGGCAGATCCTGGTTGCGCAAAGGCTTGGAAATCTACTTCACTTTTGTCATTGAAATTCTGTGGCCCAAAAATTACATTCTCGCTCAATATCTCAATGTCATCGAAATGGGAGATGGCATATTCGGCATTGAAGCAGCAGCCCAGGCATACTTCAAAAAGCCTGCTTCTCAACTCAGTATTGAAGAATCTGCAGCGATAGCAGCTGCATTGCCCAATCCCCGTCGATTCAAGGTCAAACCAGCTTCTACCTGGGTCCAACTGCGCAAACCCTGGGTGATACAACAGATGCAGCAACTCAAAGACGAGCCTGAAATTATTGAGCTTTTGTCTGCTTTTGGCAAATGA